In the Ochotona princeps isolate mOchPri1 chromosome 14, mOchPri1.hap1, whole genome shotgun sequence genome, TGATTACCTGTCTAGTTTCCTTCTTACACTTTCCTAACCCCTCCCTCCAATACTTGTTCACTATTTATGTTCCTAAAGCTTTTACCTGTTCTTTTATTCCTGAGTGAAGAGAAAACATTGTAATTAGGGAGAATGCTGGGAAATTTAGGTTGTATAAATATCTAAGAGTTTGCAGTTGGCCTCCTGTGTTAACAATTCTCTTTTCTCAGATTTATAAAGTATTCTAGTACAGGAATTGAATAATTTAGAAGATAGATGTTTAAAGCAtccttgaagaaaatgtttgGTCTTCCCAGAGAGGAAGAGTGATTTGAGTCCTCACTATActtgaagcagcaggtgatggcccggtacttgggctcctgccagttatatgggagacctggattgacttctGGCTTTTGCATGTCCGGCTCCAGCCCCTGGttgaaggcatttgagaagtaagccaGCAAATAGGAAATTGCTTTTTGTCTGTATCTGACTGTATGCCTTTTTCTGTCTTCCAAGaagttaaaaaatacataagaatttaaaaatgaatacacattaaaaaatttttaggaCAGCAGTAGTTTTGcatttcatttccagaaaaatAGAAGGCTAGAAATATTTGGACCACCAAAGGAACATTTGCTAAGCATTAATCTTTACTAAGTCATTATTCTGAGAAAGTTAATGTGCCTTATTAAGAACTTTAATTTGAAACTAAAGATGGGTATTCTTGTATTTCACAGGTTTGGgttctgtttattttctattcATACAGTTTAAAACCAGTAAAATTTAGGAAATTGTAATGCTATTTGAGTAACTTGAATATCAGTTCTGTTACTCAACTAAGTTGATACTTGGAAATTGTAATGCTATTTGAGTAACTTGAATATCGATTCTGTTATTCAACTGCGTTGATACCAGTTGACCGGTAGTGGGATTTTCTGTGGTAAAGGAGGTGGAAGAAAAGGAATAATAAGCCCTCAGAAACAAAAAACTAATGTTTAATATATACAAAATAGGGCTGgccatagtagcctagtggctaaagtcctcatcttgcacatgctgggatcccatatgggcaccggttctcatcccagTGGACCCGCTTcccgtacagctccctgcttatggcctgggaaagcagtagaggacggcctaaagcattaggaccctgcacttgtgtgggagaccggaaataAGGTccggggtcctggcttcggattggctattctccagccgttgtggctgcttggggaatgaatcattggatggaagatcttcctctctgtctctccttctctgtatatctgactttccaataataaataaatatacacacatatatatatacacgcacaaAAAATAATTAGCATAGAATGTAACCAAAGAAGGAGTAAAGAGGTAGCAGTTTTGAAATACTGGATTTGCCAAGCTAGGTTTCTTATAGTTCATTTCTAATACTGTTTCAAATAGTAAATTTCAGCTCTAGCTGTAAGTTGTAAGCCTATGTAAGTAAACTGaggaatgtaaataaaaacaaagctaatATTTAAGATTCTAGTAGTGATCCTTTTGGGGAAAAAGTAATAGGGTAAAAAACTGAAACATGATTTCAGGATACCTTTGGATTGAGTTTTGtgttcaataaattaaaaaacccaAGGAGGGCATTTTTAGAAATGCTGAAAGGAATCGGTGGTTACCTGATTATAATAGTACAATAACAATAGTATAGCAGGTGTAATAATAGTACCCAGCAGTCACTATGAGTCAGAATCTGCCACCGAGtgcttttacatttatttcacttagtcgtcattaaagatttatttttaagtgagtCTTTGAGAGCCATAGCATTAAAAAGGTGAACTTTCCGGTTTGTAAATTGTGTCTCACCAAATCTGTTTCAGAAGAGTTGCGTATACAGTATTAAAGCAAATCAATACTAAATAGTAATGGAGAAAATGTATCTGAAGGTTACACAGATGGTATTAATTGAgggttgtatttttttctgtagaaagaaaaaactggaaaaacaTTAAATTCTGAGTGGTAAATACATGGATGCttggtgtattttctttttaccttgtgtgtgtttcagttaaattatttatttaaataataagaGAATGTTACGTAATAGTTAAAGCGTATTGAGTCCTGGGTACCTTTTGTAATGTTTTCTTAGAAAACAAGGGAGAACAGGTTCTGTTATTGAcctacaaatgaaagaaaatcacatAGTAACTGGTCCATAGTCATTGATAATGTAGAACCAAAATTTAGTACTAGGAAATCTGTCTTAGAGCTTGTGCTTTGAGCACTATATTACTGTGCTTTACTGCCCCTTTGTAATAGTAATAAATCATTCAAGTATTTTCTCCAAAATATATCCcaaggtttttatttgcatttttgttcAGATTAGTCATTCTTCTTTTTCAGATTACTGAtatatttctttcccttttacaGATAATGGCATCAGCTGCTAAAGAATTTAAAATGGACAACTTTTCACCTAAAGCTGGCACTAGCAAATTGCAGCAGACAGTACCAGCTGATGCGTCTCCTGATTCTAAGTGTCCTATATGCTTGGATAGATTTGATAATGTGTCTTACTTAGATCGCTGCTTACATAAGTTCTGTTTTCGCTGTGTACAGGAGTGGTCAAAAAACAAAGCTGAATGTCCACTATGTAAACAGCCCTTTGATTCTATTTTCCATTCTGTGAGGGCAGAAGACGACTTCAAGGAGTATGTCCTAAGGCCTTCATATAATGGTTCTTTGGCTACCTCTGATTTTCGACGATTTCGCTACCGTACAACCATGACAAGGGACCGGAATGCTTCTGTTTATTCACCTAGTAGTACAATGAATAGAAGAACAACAACTCCGCCAGACAGTGGAGTACTGTTTGAAGGACTGGGCCTCTCAACAAGACCTAGAGATGCTGAAATTCCTCAACTTATGAGACAGATTGCATCAAGGAGGCCACCTGcttcagatgaaagatctttgcgGAAAATTCAAGAACAAGATATTATTAACTTTAGGCGAACCCTCTATCGTGCTGGTGCTCGAGTTAGAAATATTGAAGATGGTGGCCGCTACAGAGATATTTCAGCAGAATTTTTCCGTAGAAATCCAGCTTGCCTTCATAGATTAGTCCCCTGGTTAAAACGTGAACTCACTGTTCTTTTTGGAGCTCATGGATCTTTAGTGAATATTGTCCAGCACATCATCATGAGTAATGTCACTCGCTATGACTTGGAGAGTCAGGCATTTGTGTCTGATTTGAGACCATTTTTACTTAATCGAACTGAGCATTTTATACACGAATTTATTAGTTTTGCTCGATCTCCTTTTAATATGGCAGCTTTTGACCAGCACGCCAATTATGATTGCCCTGCTCCTTCATATGAAGAAGGCAGCCATTCTGATTCTTCAGTCATAACAATATCTCCAGATGAAGCTGAGACCCAAGAACTGGATATTAATGTAGCCACTGTTAGTCAGGCACCATGGGATGATGAAACTCCAGGACCATCTTATTCAAGCTCAGAACCGGTACATGTTGCCATGTCTTCCCTTTTAAATACTTCAGACAGCTCAGATGAAGAACTTGTCACAGGAGGAGCCACATCTCAGATACAAGGAGTAAAAGCCAATGAGGACCTAAATAATGACAGTGATGGTTCTTCAGATAACTGTGTCATTGTTGGCTTTGTTAAACCACTGGCTGAACGGACCCCAGAACTTGTTGAACTGTCCTCTGATTCTGAGGATTTAGGCTCCTATGAGAAAATGGAGACGGTGAAGGCCCAAGAACAAGAGCAGTCTTACAGTTCTGGCGATAGTGATATGAGTAGATGTTCATCTCCACACTCTGTCCATGGAAAGAGTgagcaaatgaataaaaatcgTTGTGATTCTGGAACAAGAATCAGATCAAAGAAGGAGGAAAAACGATCTACATCGTTATCTTCTCCCAGAGACCTGAGCTCATCTatgagagcagacagagtgaatTCCCTGTATAACCGTAGACACAGGAGGAGGGGACGATCAAGAAGTTCAGATTCACGTTCTCAAAGTAGAAGTGGGCATGATCAGAAAAATCATAGGAAACATGgtaagaaaagaatgaagaacaaaCGATCCAGAAGCAGGGAGAGTAGTAGAcctagagagagaagagacaaaaagagatcaaGAACTAGAGAGAGCAGTTGGTCAAGACGAAGCCAAACACTTTCGCTAAGTAGTGAAAGCACAAGCAGATCGAGATCACATAGCAGCGATCACAGTAGAAGAAGATCAcggagcagaaacagagatcgttattatttaagaaataattatggAAGCAGATTCAAGTGGGAGTATACGTATTATAGTAGAAACAAGGACCGGGATTGCTATGAATCATACAGGAGGAGGACTTTGTCCAGAGCCCACTATTCCAGACAATCTTCAAGTCCAGAATTTAGAGTTCAGtctttttctgaaagaaatgctaggaaaaaaaataatcacagtgAAAGAAAATATTACTATTATGAAAGACACAGATCAAGGAGCCTGTCCAGTAACAGATCAAAGACTGCATCTACAGGACCTGACCGAATGAGAAATGAAAAGCCTGgagggaaaagaaaatataaaacacgGCATTTGGAGGGTACTAATGAAGTGGCTCAACCATCTCGTGAGTTTGCTTCTAAAGTAAAGGATAACCATTACCAAAAGTCTTCATCAAAATTCGATGGAAACTGTAAAAATGAGAGTGATAGCTTTTCAGATAGCCGATCATcagacagagagacaaaacacaagaggaggaaaaggaaaaccaGGAGTCTAAGTGTAGAGATTGTTTATGAAGGAAAAACTACTGATTTAGCTAaacatcataaaaagaaaaagaagaagcacaAGAAGAAACATAAGAAACACCATGGAGAGAATACTTCACGGTCTCCGGTTATTATTACCATTGACAGTGATACCGATAAGGAGTCTGAAGTTAAAGAAGACACAGAATATGACAATAATGGTCTTCAAGATACTCTACATGATGAGTTTTTGACTCCTTCCTTGGAACCATTTGAAACTAAAGATGTCGTTACAATAGAAGATGAAATTGGAGCCCTGGACAAAGAGTGTGACATTACCACACTTACAAACAACTTAAATCATGCCAGCAAAACTGTGGCTATTATTCCACCCCATGCAACTTCAGTTGAACAAACTCTTGATGTGAGAGAAGACAGCAACTTGGACTCTGATTTGGGGAACCAATCCAATAATGTATCTCTTCAGTCTGAGCCATCAAGGCAATTGCCTTCTCCGCGGACATCATTAATGTCAGTGTCTCTTGGTAAAGATGGATAGGTCTTAAAAGCATCACATTCGGTTCTGATGgtataggaaaaaaagaaaaaaccctgtCCTCTATTAGAGACTATTTAAAGATGACTTTAGGTAAAAACTCCCCCTTAAAATATTTCGAGTGACTTCTTTTGTGTTAATTTGTAAAAATCATTATTTGTTCAAAACGTATGTATGTCCCACTCTGAGATATGCACTTTTAAGTGAAGAAGATATTGTTAACAGTTTATTTAAAACTGGGATCCTTTCTAAATAAAgtataaattttagaaattattttgtaaAGCAATATGGTATTGACATTTTCAAGGTAgagtatttttgaatttttgttttgagaaTTATTCTGAAAGTGTGTTAAATGCTGGCAAAAATCCCTCAGGCAGTCTTTATTTCTCTTCCTAAAAACTATGATTCAAAACTATTTCTTTGGGATAAATTAAAAGCCTTTTAACCTGCACCTTAATTTCTCCTGGCAAAAGAGAATTTAGTATTCTCTTTATATGCTTGTTTATCAGGGCTGCCAGTAAAACAAGTGCATTCAACAATAAGAGTAACAATTTAAAACAAGAATTCACAAATTTTCCTatccagtattttttaaaatgagtagaGCCATAATCTTAAGGTATAGGTGATATTGTGAGTACTTCACagttttaatgattattttatttgttactaTCAttttgggcctttttttttttttgcaaaatggaGTTAACAAAGATTCTTTAACAGACTTTTACATTGGTGTTACTTTGATATAAAGTAGCTATGTTAATGTTTTAGTGACGACAGACTCATCCTGTATTTATATTACTGTTGTATTGCCAAGGAATGGCAGAACTTGAATTGATCTAAATTTAGCCTTCAATTTGCCTTGCCACCATCCTCATTCATACTCAGTGGCAGTGGGAATGTCTGTTGTTAAGGCAGGTTTTGTTTACAGTCCTACTTCCAGGTGGAAGTGATAGTTGAGTTGGAATTCAGAAAACAAGGTGATATTAACAAGGAGTGGAGTTGCTGTTAGCAAAGGAAAATGTGTGCAGCAGTCCAGGGACAGAAGAAAGCCTAACATGATCCAAGAAAAGGAACATCAGGGCTTGGCACAGCACACAAAGTAAGCAAATAAGCTTTGCAGGCCAAGCTTAGAATTTGTTTATGCTAAGAGCAGCAAAAAGTAGTTTAAAACTACGAGATCCAGAATTGATGTTGACcattttagtgagccaaaaggtGTACCTGTGAGGAATCTATAGTTGATCagataattttgaaattaaacagTTACTTTGTAATTATAATGATGTTAGTATTAAAAACTAAagggtactttttaaaaaaattttattgcaaagtcggatatacagagaggaggagagacggagaggaagatcttctgtccggtgattcactccccaagtgactgcaatggccagtgctgcactgatccatagccaggaaccaggaacttcctccaggtctcccatgtgagtgcaggaagccaaggctttgggctgtcctggactgctttcccaggccacaagcagggagctggatgggaagcagggctgccaggaatagaaccggcacccatatgggatcccggcatgtccgaggcaaggactttagcagctaggtcacAGCACCGGGCCCGAGACTActtctttattttgtattgtgattTCACGATTTCAGCTAAACATTTAATGAAAACAGTTTATTACTGCCATGTTCTTAAATGTTCAAATTCCAGATTTCCAAGTATTTTATTATTCTAGTTGCTGAATCTCCTTTCTGATATTAGGTCTATATCACCTAGTCTAGGTAGCCAGAATTTTCCACTTGTACTACCAGTAGTGAGTCAGCTACTGTCAACTGTTGCTTTATACTTCATACTTTCCCCAACGTAATAGTGATCTGTGAATCTGTGCCTGATCAAGTTCCAGTCTGTTGTCAGCATTTTTGTAGTACTGTTTGTGCTAAGGCCACATGACATGTCTTCGTATGTGACAGTTTCCTTCTGGGAATTGAATTTTGCCCTGGAAAACTAGATTCCTGTTAAAGTATGTCTCCTCTTAATTACATTCTGAACAATTACACATTCCTTCAGAGATATCACAGCTTGTAACGACCAAATGCTTTATTTTGTACCAGTCTATAATTCTGTGGCAACATTAAATAAATGTACTGCCATAATTCTTTCACTATTTTACAATAGTTGTATTTGAGCTGATAGGTGAACAGGTGCTTCAGCTGTCTAGTTTTAGGAAAGATATGCTGCCTGTCCACGTTAGCCTACGTTCGTAAGTTGTATATATTTGGTATTTTACCTCAGGTTTTCATGCCTTTTTGACTACAGTCTTTATAAAATGAGTTTATCCAAGATTTTCATGCTTTGCTCGTTAGTGTTCTTTCCTTGGGTTCAGAGAGTGAAAACTTGTTGCTGCTAGTAGTCCAGTTTGACTTTTCCTGTTGGCAACTATCCAGTCCTAAGCTTATCCAGTTTGCAGTGATGAGATATATTATAGAGGTAAAGGAATTTATGCAAAATAGGCTGACAATTCAGATTTGCAGGAAGTTCTTTCCCTTATGAAGAATTGGCCCTACCAGTGGAGGATGTGAACCCTCTGATCCATCCAGTAGCACATCTCGAGTAGTGAGTAGCAAATTTTTTCTTATAGGCACTTTAGGGTACTGAGGTCAAAATACTTTTTAAGGCTGTTTCTACTGCTGGTTGATGGAATTGGAAATACAGGGAGAAGTTTCTCTTCACCAAAAATTAGCATGTAGAGCATGGACATTTGCAAGTGGTAACAGTAAGTTACTATGATAATGTAGATATTGTTGGTAGGAATTTATATAGATCCATTCTGTACGTATACCTTCTGTACTGACCCTTTCTCCTAAAAGTGCTTTTGGTGCTGTTTCCCTTAGTCATTTCCTCCCTGTTGCTACATTCTCCTTGACAGCACTTCAACAGGCAAACGCTGCAAAAGGATGAGTTCCTTTTAGGAAGATTTGCTTTTTTGAACATGGAGGTCAGAGGTTTTGGGGAATCTCTGGAGGAGTAGAAGTTCCTGTTGCAGAGTTTTTAATTAGGAGAGATTAGTCAGAGCATAGGCAAATTAGTAATGGATAGAAATAGCtggaggtaaaaaaaaatttgtgggatttttttgttgttgttgttgattacagtgcattatgtgacacagttttataggcactgggattccccccacccctgcccaaaccctcccccattgtggattcctccaccttgttgctttaccacagttcagattcagttgagattcttctgttgcaagcatttgccaagcataaagtccagcatcttattgtccagataagttcaacggtttcttggggagaccatctctggtctgaaggtagagccggcagagtatcatggtgggatttgttttgaaaggcagaggtcagtgctgtggcatttaGGCAAATCTTCATCCGTtatgctggcgtcccatatgggtgctggtttaaccctttgctccacttccaatcctctgctgtgtacctgggagagcagtggggcgTGGCCCAGGTTGCTGGGTCCCTGAACCTACAAGGGGCACCAAAGGAAgctctggtgcctggcttcaaccCACCCTAAATGGATagtttttctaaatttttcaaatcttatttttaaaaaagcaggggCAGGGGTTGGTGCCTTGCATGATGGTTAAATGGCTAAGATCCTTCCTTTTgcgagcaccaggatcccatacgggtgcctttcaaataaaacaacagtGTCTATATGGAAATAGGAAACAATGGATTCAAGAGATAGAGATCCTGGGTCTcctcatccactccccaaatggctgcaatgaccagggctgggcgaAGCTTAAGCTGGAAGGCAGCAACTATCTGaatctcctgtatgggtggcaggggttcatgtatttgggctatctgctgctttcctagggataTTAAGAGGGAActgggtcacaagtggagcagctgggactcaaaccctgtgttcatacgggattctggcattgcaggtgtcaGGTTAACACAGCTCCACAATGCACGTCTTAAGCCTCCcactttgtttaagatttatttttattggaaaagcagatttacagagagcagaaacaaatcttccatctgttggttcacttcccaaatggctgcagtgacctgaGCTGAGGcgatttggagccaggaacttcaggtctcccacaggagtgtgtgagtcctgggtcccaaggttttgaggcATCCTTgttagctttcccaggccataagcagagatctggatgggaaacagagcaaccaggacacaaagcagagcCTAAATGGGATGCCCGCACTGCAAGGTGCAGGATTGGGCAGTCGAGCCACTGTGATAGACCCTGAGCCTCCGACTTTTAGTTCCTACTTTAGGCAGTTCTGCTCAATGCAAGCCTTAGTCTGTTTACCTAAGAACAGTGTCTTATTGTCAGAAACATTGCCCACTTCATTGTTGGTCTTGACCGGTGCGATCCATGTCTTCAGTCTTCTCAATCTGCTGCTGATCTAAGATGGTCTTGAAGATCACTGGACTGTGGTGAGGTTCTGTGTAATCTAGCTTATTAATCTCAACTTTTAAGTGATGACTACAGGGATCTCAGAGAAGTGTGTAAGTTTTCTTGAAGTCTGGGCTCAGGATTGATAGGCTTTCACTTCACCTTCTGTTATAGTCCTTGGGCTCCACTACTGATGCAAGAAGTTGCAAAGATAATATTGTAAAAGTTGCTCAGAACTGCTCAGTGGATGAAGTCCTGTTCCTCTCGGTTTCTGATTCTCAGATGGCAGAAGCATCTGATGGGTCTGTTGAAACAGATTGGGCTCATCCAGTTTCTGACGCAGAAAACGTCAAGAATTTCCAGGTGATTAAGATGCTGATTTGCAGGCCACAGTTTGAAAATCATGTGTTCTGCATTTTACTTAACCTCATTTTAATAAGAATTAGGATTTTTGGttattaatcttttttctttggtttgttGACTGGCAGTGTCAGACTTTACGAAGACTTGTGGGTGATTTCACACGTGCGTCATGTGTTTTAGAAGCACTCCCTGCAGATCCTTTTTAACAGCAAGCAGGTTTGCCTCCAATGATGTTGTGTTGGTACCACTCATAGCCTCTCAGATTAAAGAAATTGAAGTTCTGCTTTATGACTTTCTCATATATTCTACATTCAACTCATCAGCAGATCATGGGGTTTGAGGATTGTATGTTGTGAAAATTCACCCTTCGAGTGCCATAGTTTTCATCCAAGATGCCATCCTCTTGCTGCAGTTAGCGCTGTAGCTTCTTACCTAGTCCCTCTCTGTCACTGGTACATTTTCCTCCGCCACAGTGAGAGTCTGGAAATATGAATCAGATCATGTTGTCCTTCCTCATCAAAATCCTACAGTGGTTTCCCTTCGTATCAAGGGCTTAAGACCAAAATCATTACAGCCTGCAAGGCCTTGTGTGAAGTGCTTTGGCAATCTCTGCCACTCCCATTCTGGTGGCCCTGCCTATGTCCTTTACTTTTGCAGCCTGAGTTCAATCCTCTGCCAGGGCTTTTTTTACTTTTGCTTCTCTGTGAGTAAAACACTCTTCACCCAAAAGACTTTCATCGTTTATGGCTTCCCTGACCAATAAGTCCAATGTAAATAGCATTTACTACTGCTTATTCCTTGATCCTTTCTTTTCATTGTACAGGTGATCACCTAACacctacttttctttttcctgccctGGAATATATGGTGAAGTTCTGAGTTTACCATCCATTTTTAGTCATGCCTCAAGTGTCAAACCAGATACTTGAAAtacatcctttatttttttcttctttccactaCCAGTCATTCAGTCCCATGTCTAAAATGTATCTCAAGCAATTACTTCCACTCCCCACAGCCTGTTCCTTCTCTGTGCCCGTATCTCTTGAGTCCTCTTTCAACTCCTGTGTGCGTTTTGGGCAGGAGCCAGAGAGAggtgtttaaaattttaatcatatGTTACTTAAAACTGTGCAATATATTTCCACAGAACTTCATTCCTTGCACAAAAGGCCTTGTTGATCTTTCCAACTCCATTCTATACCATTTCTGCCTTGTTCACAGAGTTCCTGCTGCAAGTGTCCTTTGCTTTGCCTTTCTGATCCCTTTGtgtattctgtgttttttttaaattgggtgATTCCTTCTCAGTGTTAAGGATTCAACAGAAATGTGTTATCAGAAAATTATCTTTTATCCCTTAttattttcccccacatcc is a window encoding:
- the TOPORS gene encoding E3 ubiquitin-protein ligase Topors, with translation MPGIPAASLPGGLYVRGGRPFQEGAGSAEGVKRSMLERAVELRGAEDTGPFRPRACRATARSSAGPGPTAELIQSRVRRLTGLMGSKSPPGSPLSREEGEAPTPAPAPEGRRRSRRVRLRGSCRHRPSFQGRRELSSSTSAGAAPASPKIMASAAKEFKMDNFSPKAGTSKLQQTVPADASPDSKCPICLDRFDNVSYLDRCLHKFCFRCVQEWSKNKAECPLCKQPFDSIFHSVRAEDDFKEYVLRPSYNGSLATSDFRRFRYRTTMTRDRNASVYSPSSTMNRRTTTPPDSGVLFEGLGLSTRPRDAEIPQLMRQIASRRPPASDERSLRKIQEQDIINFRRTLYRAGARVRNIEDGGRYRDISAEFFRRNPACLHRLVPWLKRELTVLFGAHGSLVNIVQHIIMSNVTRYDLESQAFVSDLRPFLLNRTEHFIHEFISFARSPFNMAAFDQHANYDCPAPSYEEGSHSDSSVITISPDEAETQELDINVATVSQAPWDDETPGPSYSSSEPVHVAMSSLLNTSDSSDEELVTGGATSQIQGVKANEDLNNDSDGSSDNCVIVGFVKPLAERTPELVELSSDSEDLGSYEKMETVKAQEQEQSYSSGDSDMSRCSSPHSVHGKSEQMNKNRCDSGTRIRSKKEEKRSTSLSSPRDLSSSMRADRVNSLYNRRHRRRGRSRSSDSRSQSRSGHDQKNHRKHGKKRMKNKRSRSRESSRPRERRDKKRSRTRESSWSRRSQTLSLSSESTSRSRSHSSDHSRRRSRSRNRDRYYLRNNYGSRFKWEYTYYSRNKDRDCYESYRRRTLSRAHYSRQSSSPEFRVQSFSERNARKKNNHSERKYYYYERHRSRSLSSNRSKTASTGPDRMRNEKPGGKRKYKTRHLEGTNEVAQPSREFASKVKDNHYQKSSSKFDGNCKNESDSFSDSRSSDRETKHKRRKRKTRSLSVEIVYEGKTTDLAKHHKKKKKKHKKKHKKHHGENTSRSPVIITIDSDTDKESEVKEDTEYDNNGLQDTLHDEFLTPSLEPFETKDVVTIEDEIGALDKECDITTLTNNLNHASKTVAIIPPHATSVEQTLDVREDSNLDSDLGNQSNNVSLQSEPSRQLPSPRTSLMSVSLGKDG